CGGGTCGAGATCGGCGGCCTGGAACACGTTCCCGAGCAAGGGCGCGCCCTGATGGTGGCGAATCACTCCGGGGTCTTGCCGATGGATGGGGCCATGATCGCTTACGGCGTCCGCCAGTATCACCCGGCGCAACGTTTGGTGCGGGCGCTGGTGGCAAACTGGTTCCCCACCCTTCCGTTTATGTCAACTCTCCTCAACCGCACCGGCCAGGTGCTTGCCCACCCCGACAATGGGCGCCGCTTGTTGGAAGCGGACGAGTTGGTTCTGGTCTTTCCCGAAGGCTACAAGGGCGTGGGCAAGCTGTTTCGCGACCGCTACAAGCTGGCGCGCTTTGGGCGCGGGGGCTTTGTGAAGATGGCGGTCGAGAGCGGCGCTCCCATCGTCCCGGTGGCCGTGGTTGGGGCTGAAGAAACGTATCCCATGCTGATGAACGCCAAGCCGGTGGCGCGGCTGCTCGGCTTCCCGTTCTTCCCGATCACGCCCACGTTTCCATGGCTGGGACCGCTCGGCGTCCTCCCCCTGCCCAGCAAATGGTATATCGACATCGGCGAACCCATCGACGCCCACCTTCGCCAGCCCGAGCTGGCCGGCAACCCCTCCTTCCTCTCCGATGTCACCGAGCAGGTGCGCAGCCAGGTGCAGACGATGATCGACCTCAGGCTGGGGAGGAGGAAGTCGGTGTTTGGCGGTTGATTGCGGATTGCGAAGTGCGAATTGGATCGATCACGAATGACACGAATAGAGCCAGTTATCAGTTATCAGTCATCAGTTATCAGTCATCAGTCATCAGTTATCAGTCATCAGTCATCAGTTACCAGTTACCAGTTACAAATTACAAGTTGCCACCTGCGACCTGCCACCTGCCACCTGCCACCTGCGACACGTCACGTTTCACGCCTCACGTTTCACGCCTCACTCCTCCCTCCTCCCACACACATGCCCTTCTTCACCACTTCCGCCCAACTACGCGACGTCGCCGAGGAACTATTCCAGCGCATTAGCCGAACGCCGGGGGCCACGGACGACTTCGCCCGCAGCCGAATGCTGATCAGCGTCCACCTCAGCGAACCCGACGCCTTCATCGGTCTGAACGGCCGCACCCGGCCCGTGACCTTCAGCTACCAGCCCGATGGCGCCACCCCTGATCTGGAACTGCACTTGACCGCCGACACCCTGCACGATGTCTGGATGGGGACTCGACGGCTGCGCGATGCCTTCTTCGGCGGCGAGATCAGAACCAAAGGCTCGATCTTCAAGGCCATGCAGCTGGCGCCGTTGTTCCGCCAGGCCGAGGCGCTGTATCCCCAACTGTTGAAGGAAAAGGGATTGCTGGCCAACTAAACCGAAGTCACTCTGAGCTTAGGGCGCCGTCGATCCGGCGGTGGTGCGGCTCAGGTTGGAGCGTTGCT
The window above is part of the Caldilineales bacterium genome. Proteins encoded here:
- a CDS encoding acyltransferase family protein, with translation MNENGNMIVAQAASSSTAGEFDMATMAVAGGASAAAMPAEVVELLLAGPAGPAQPTDEAVGLLAALQRRVDSAWLDPETYRGLAYVLQVAAQMQVEFVQRRLRGEFEVDEWGYDAEIADYFALVAGLLYSSYWRVEIGGLEHVPEQGRALMVANHSGVLPMDGAMIAYGVRQYHPAQRLVRALVANWFPTLPFMSTLLNRTGQVLAHPDNGRRLLEADELVLVFPEGYKGVGKLFRDRYKLARFGRGGFVKMAVESGAPIVPVAVVGAEETYPMLMNAKPVARLLGFPFFPITPTFPWLGPLGVLPLPSKWYIDIGEPIDAHLRQPELAGNPSFLSDVTEQVRSQVQTMIDLRLGRRKSVFGG
- a CDS encoding SCP2 sterol-binding domain-containing protein, which gives rise to MPFFTTSAQLRDVAEELFQRISRTPGATDDFARSRMLISVHLSEPDAFIGLNGRTRPVTFSYQPDGATPDLELHLTADTLHDVWMGTRRLRDAFFGGEIRTKGSIFKAMQLAPLFRQAEALYPQLLKEKGLLAN